A region of the Dyadobacter sp. CECT 9275 genome:
CGACTCATAGGCCGTTACTTTTGTAGCGCCCAGCGATGATACTTTCAGCAAGTCTTTGATCCGGTCCGTACCGAGCATAGACACCGTTCTTTCAATGGTGAGGTCAAAACGTGTGCCGGAGTGGTTTTCCTGAACGGTATTTTTCCTGAATTTTACAGAAGCAGAATCTGCCGAAACTATATCAAAAGGCTCCGAGTCAATTGCAGCCGGTGTTTGCCAGTTTTCAAAATCAAACTTTTGATCTCTTTTAAAATAAACAGAAAACTGCCCGCCCTCTGGTGAAAACCAGAAGCGATCCTCTCCACCATACGCATTGATGTGCTTTTTGTTCGCGCCGCTTTTGATAAGTTCATAGTTGATCCAGCCATAGCTGTTCCCGTTGTCTCCGCCGGAAGTTGTGGTCATGACGCGCCCTTGATAATCGGCCACTACGATCGCCCTGGAATCAGCATTGTCCGGCGCTGTAAGTACCAGAACGGATTTATGTTTTTTCAGAAAACCTAGGTCATAGCCAAAGGTACCTTCGGTTAAAGTTGAGTCTTGTGCCACTGTTTTTTGGTTGCTTTCCTGTGTTTGGTTACAGGATGTCAGATATAGAAATAAAAAAAATACGGATGCTTGTAAAACGATCTTTGCCATAAACGGATACTGCTTATTTATTCATGAAGGTAATTACCATAACCCACAATAAGGACGGAAAGAATGATCACCAAAATTCCGCATACGATTGTCGTCAGTGTTTTTTTTGTAACACCTTTCCATTCGTTCAGGGCTAGTCCCCAGGAATTGGCCACCAGTATGATAAACGCCATGTGCAGTATCCATGAACTGGGGCCGTTCCCTAGCTTACTTTCTCCCATGCCGTAGAAAAAAAACTGAAGGAACCAGGTGGTACCTGCCAGTGCAGAAAAGATATAGTTAGAAAGCAGCGGGGTTTTGGCATTGGTATAATCCCCAAATGTTTTGTTACGGCTATTGAGGATCATGCACCAGATAAAATTGGTGGTCAAACCGCCGAGCAGTATAACCACATAGGTGACGTTGTTCTGGAACAAAAACTCTCCCTGGCCTGGGTTTAGGGCTTTCCAGGCATCATTGGCTTCCTCAGCCATAATTTTTCCGGCATCAATCCCAAAAGCAAAACAAGCGCTCAATATCCCGGAGATAATGGCTACGGTAAGTCCCAGTCCTATCTTAAATTCGGTTTCTTCAACAGCCAGCTGATTTACTTTTTTAAGGTCACTGTCTTTCATCGCACCTGCTTTTCCACAGATCACAATTCCTATTACACAAACCAGCAGTCCCAGTAAAACCATTTGTCCCCAGGTATTACCGAACAGGTCAGCAATGGAATCCTTGCCCGGCCTGGGAGAGAAATAATAATAGATGGAAGGGATCAAGGCTCCGAAGACAGAACACAATCCCAGGATGATACTGCTTCCCAGTGCAACACCCAGGTACCGTACGCCCAATCCGTAGGTGAGGCCGCCGATTCCCCACAGTACGCCGAAGATATAGGTGGCAATCAGAACAGCTGTATCCGTGCGGGCAATGATTTCGGTAAATCCGGGAATGGTAAGATAGGCAGCCAGCGGCGGGACGATCAGCCAGGAAAAAAGCCCGCCAACAATCCAATAACTTTCCCACGACCAGCCTTTTACTTTTTTGTAAGGAATATAAAAACTACCGGATGCAAAACCACCTATGAAATGAAAAATTACGCCTAAAAGAGCCTGCATGAGTTAAGTTAAAATTAAGGATTGAGGTCTGGTGGATTTTCCTTTAAATGCGCTCCGGAAAATTTCCGGTATGTAAGATGCTACGTCCTGAATCGCCCTGCATCCTGTACCGTACTGCTATACGGCAAAACATAACGATTCCAGCAACTTATTGGCTAAATTTCATTTGATAAACTTGGCAACATTATCCTTGGTCACCAATTGAAAAGGGATGATTACCTGCTTCTCCGCAGCCTCGCCTTTGGCAAGTTTCACGGCGATCTCTACGGCTTTACCACCTTGCTCAGCTGCATTTTGAAAAACTGTAGCATCCAGAATCCCTTTTTTTACTCCCTGTAGTGCATCCGGTATGGCATCAATACTCACTACAATAACTTTGTTCTTTAACCCGGCGGCCTCCAGTGCTTTAACGGCACCCATACCCATTTCGTCATTCTGAGCAAAAATGGCATTGACCTGCCCTCCAAACGACTGTATCCAGTTTTCGGTAAGAGACATTGCCTTGGCCCTGTCCCATTCAGCGGTTTGCTCTGCAAGCAGTTTAATACCCGGATTGGCTTTCAGGATTTCCTTTGCACCCTTATCTCTTTTAATCTGCGCCGCCTGACCCATGTAGCCGTGCATCATCAGCACGTTACCTTTGCCTCCCAGCTTTTCCGCAATATATTTCATTGCAATGCGTGCAGACTCTTCATCGTCCGAGCCCACAAAAGCGGTTGGTGCCGCTGCTGTTTCAGAATTTACGTTAATGATAGGGATTTTGGCATCAATGGCCAGTTTCACGGCTGGCGAACTGGCTTCCACTTCACAGGGGTTCATGATAATGGCATTGACGCCCTGGGCGATAAAACTCTCAACCTGCTCCACCTGTTTCAGCGCAGACCGTTCGGCATCCACCACAATCAGCTCCACACCAAGCGAGCTTGCCTTGGCTTCCATCTCGTCGGTAACATTAACGATAAACTCATTTTGCATGCTGAGCATGGTCGCACCAATCACAATCTTTTTACCGGTGCCCTGGTCTTTTGTTTCGTCTTTGCCAGACTGTCCGCACGAAAAGTTCAGTAAGATAAGGGAGGCTATGAAAAATCTGCTTTTGAATTTCATTTGATTAAGGGTTACAAATCTTATGGGATAAGTACCAAAACCTCCCTTTCTATCCGTCCGGCACAGATAAATATTAAATCTGTTAAGTAAGGGTATTTCACCAAGAAAGGATGACCCGCCGCTACAGATCATCCTTTCTTCTTCCTTCCGGGATACAGGGTTCAGACACCCTGCGCCTTTGCCTGGTTCCAATAGTCATCCATTTCGGCGAGCGTCATATCATGCAGCGTTTTGCCATCGGCTTTAGATGCCTCTTCCATAAACTGAAACCGTCGGATGAATTTTTTATTGGTACGTTCCAGAGCCGTTTCCGGATTGATATTCACAAAACGGGAATAGTTAACCAGAGAAAAAAGCAGGTCCCCAAACTCCCCCTCTGCTTCTTCCTGATTCACCATAGCGGTTGCTTCTATGTTAAAGTGTTCTTTAAATTCCGTAAGCTCCTCTTCCACTTTATCCCAAACCTGGTGTTTCTCATCCCAATCGAAACCAGCACCACGGGCCTTTTCCTGAATACGCATTGCCTTTACCAGCGCCGGGAGCGAAGCGGGAACACCTGAAAGTACCGACTTATTTCCTTCTTTCAGCTTGAGTTTCTCCCAGTTTTGCTTCACTGTTTCTTCATCCTTCGCAACAGCATCGCCATATATATGCGGGTGTCGCGCGATCAGTTTTTCACATATTCCATTCAGAACATCTTTGATATCAAAACGTAACGGGTCCTGCTCATCTGCCTCGGAGCCTATTTTTGCATAAAAAACAATATGCAGCAGTATATCACCCAACTCCTTTTTTATCTCCGGCAAATCTTTCTCCAGTATTGCATCCGACAGCTCATAGGTTTCCTCGATTGTCAGATGCCGCAGCGTATCCATGGTTTGTTTCCTGTCCCAGGGACATTGTTCCCTGAGCTCATCCATGATCGTCAGCAGGCGGTCAAAGGCCATGAGCTGCTCCTGTCTAGAAGATGGTAATTCATCAAAATTCTTTTTCATGGTATAAAGGTAATCAAAAGATAGTGCGGCTTATTTTACTAATCGGGTATTCTGAAGCTGGTCTGGACCAGATTACTGCTGCACTTGGCAATAATTTTATGATCTTCTCCTACAATCTGGCCTTCAACATGGATGATATTCTTTCCGGCCCTTACCACTTTTGAGTGCGCGGTGATGATGTCTCCCACTCGGGCAGCATGCAGGAAATCACAGTTGAGGTTCACCGAGGTATAGGCAAGCTCCCGCCCCAGAGCATACACCATCGTTCCGACCACATCATCCAGAATCGTGGAAGCCATTCCGCCATGCAAAACACCCATGGGATTAGACATGTCCTTACGTACCTCAAATTGCACGCTCATGTATCCTACCCCGATGCTTATGAGCTTTCCGTTGAGCCATCTCCCCACGGGAGATATGCTTTGGCTGAGTGGTTCTCCAATGAACCCCCTTAAAAACAGGAGCCTTTTATTAGTGTCTTCCGGAATTTGGTCCGGATATGATTTCATTTCCAAAGTGATACAGGTTTTTGACGTTTTCTTGCCCGACTTATTCGAAAAATAGTAATTATCATAGATATATACATGCATA
Encoded here:
- a CDS encoding PaaI family thioesterase is translated as MKSYPDQIPEDTNKRLLFLRGFIGEPLSQSISPVGRWLNGKLISIGVGYMSVQFEVRKDMSNPMGVLHGGMASTILDDVVGTMVYALGRELAYTSVNLNCDFLHAARVGDIITAHSKVVRAGKNIIHVEGQIVGEDHKIIAKCSSNLVQTSFRIPD
- the rhaT gene encoding L-rhamnose/proton symporter RhaT encodes the protein MQALLGVIFHFIGGFASGSFYIPYKKVKGWSWESYWIVGGLFSWLIVPPLAAYLTIPGFTEIIARTDTAVLIATYIFGVLWGIGGLTYGLGVRYLGVALGSSIILGLCSVFGALIPSIYYYFSPRPGKDSIADLFGNTWGQMVLLGLLVCVIGIVICGKAGAMKDSDLKKVNQLAVEETEFKIGLGLTVAIISGILSACFAFGIDAGKIMAEEANDAWKALNPGQGEFLFQNNVTYVVILLGGLTTNFIWCMILNSRNKTFGDYTNAKTPLLSNYIFSALAGTTWFLQFFFYGMGESKLGNGPSSWILHMAFIILVANSWGLALNEWKGVTKKTLTTIVCGILVIILSVLIVGYGNYLHE
- the mazG gene encoding nucleoside triphosphate pyrophosphohydrolase is translated as MKKNFDELPSSRQEQLMAFDRLLTIMDELREQCPWDRKQTMDTLRHLTIEETYELSDAILEKDLPEIKKELGDILLHIVFYAKIGSEADEQDPLRFDIKDVLNGICEKLIARHPHIYGDAVAKDEETVKQNWEKLKLKEGNKSVLSGVPASLPALVKAMRIQEKARGAGFDWDEKHQVWDKVEEELTEFKEHFNIEATAMVNQEEAEGEFGDLLFSLVNYSRFVNINPETALERTNKKFIRRFQFMEEASKADGKTLHDMTLAEMDDYWNQAKAQGV
- a CDS encoding sugar ABC transporter substrate-binding protein, which produces MKFKSRFFIASLILLNFSCGQSGKDETKDQGTGKKIVIGATMLSMQNEFIVNVTDEMEAKASSLGVELIVVDAERSALKQVEQVESFIAQGVNAIIMNPCEVEASSPAVKLAIDAKIPIINVNSETAAAPTAFVGSDDEESARIAMKYIAEKLGGKGNVLMMHGYMGQAAQIKRDKGAKEILKANPGIKLLAEQTAEWDRAKAMSLTENWIQSFGGQVNAIFAQNDEMGMGAVKALEAAGLKNKVIVVSIDAIPDALQGVKKGILDATVFQNAAEQGGKAVEIAVKLAKGEAAEKQVIIPFQLVTKDNVAKFIK